In one Rhopalosiphum padi isolate XX-2018 chromosome 3, ASM2088224v1, whole genome shotgun sequence genomic region, the following are encoded:
- the LOC132925437 gene encoding zinc finger MYM-type protein 1-like has product MVIHYYTIREGATEAAKSFMEEVPINIMMVSGHQKVLQQNRKIISSIISNILFCGTHDLPFRGKGQNEGVFYDLIQMRIEAGDQYLQNHIEKGKRNAIYTSPQIQNEIINISGTIFDDEKRAIREEFLGFIELHAMDAVNIASAIDHFIQNEGLDGTKLVGQGYDGCATMAGKINGVQTILREKYPHALFFHCASHKLNLVVNDLNCVPEIRNTISTVKDIINFFRESVLRRKCIPNIPAFCETRWSQKYRSISIFKENFEIIVHALDKLSKDRNTATRKVAFQLYAVANKSIFIMSVILIAKYSKLLEPVVNALQSKNLDLLKCSNFIKKIVVIVKDHREHADTEIQELLTAANITAENIGAEINLPRIVKQQQHRSNPPALNSAEFWKRSLLIPYLDSLISSLERRFSDENIPAFSLLLLHPSNMLDMNTKEFKLKINDFANYYQIKDLESEAELWYNIRKEKKLAKSKLSDMEMSEVVEETDIFFPKIKQALHISLAQPCTTSTIERSFSTLRRVKTWLRSTMTENRLNGLYILSVHRKLLDEKKEEMQQKILSRFCEDSRRLSLL; this is encoded by the exons atGGTTATCCATTATTACACCATCAG agaaGGAGCAACCGAAGCAGCTAAAAGTTTTATGGAagaagtacctataaatattatgatggtaTCCGGACACCAAAAAGTACTAcaacaaaatcgaaaaattatttcgtccataatttcaaatatactaTTTTGCGGAACCCATGATCTACCCTTTAGAGGAAAAGGTCAAAATGAAg GAGTTTTCTATGACTTAATTCAAATGCGAATTGAAGCTGGTGATCAGTATCTCCAAAACCATATCGAAAAGGGCAAGCGAAATGCCATCTACACATCTCCGCAAATTCAGAATGAAATCATCAATATAAGTGGAACA ATATTTGATGATGAGAAAAGGGCTATCAGAGAAGAATTTTTGGGCTTCATTGAACTACATGCCATGGATGCTGTTAACATAGCTAGTGCAATAgatcattttattcaaaacgaAGGTCTCGATGGAACGAAGCTTGTTGGACAAGGCTATGATGGTTGCGCAACTATGGCAGGGAAAATCAATGGAGTGCAAACAATTTTACGAGAAAAATATCCACATGCTCTATTTTTTCACTGTGCAAGTCATAAATTAAACTTGGTGGTCAATGATTTAAATTGTGTTCCAGAAATACGTAACACAATTTCAACGGTAAAGGATATCATAAACTTTTTTCGCGAATCTGTTTTACGTAGAAAATGTATCCCGAACATACCAGCATTCTGTGAGACACGATGGTCTCAAAAATATAgaagtatttcaattttcaaagaaaatttTGAGATAATTGTACATGCTTTAGATAAATTGTCAAAAGATAGGAACACTGCAACAAGAAAAGTTGCTTTTCAATTGTATGCTGTagcaaataaaagtatttttataatgagtGTTATCCTCATAGCAAAATACTCTAAATTATTAGAGCCTGTTGTGAATGCTTTACAATCAAAAAATCTGGATTTGCTGAAATgctcaaattttataaaaaaaatagtagtcaTAGTGAAAGATCACCGCGAACACGCTGACACAGAAATTCAAGAATTATTAACTGCTGCAAACATAACAGCTGAGAATATAGGAGCAGAAATTAATCTTCCTAGGATTgttaaacaacaacaacatcgTTCGAATCCTCCAGCGTTAAATTCGGCTGAATTCTGGAAGAGATCATTACTAATTCCATACTTGGATTCATTAATATCCTCATTGGAACGGAGATTTTCTGATGAAAACATACCTgctttttcacttttattattaCACCCTTCAAATATGTTAGATATGAACACCAaagaatttaaacttaaaataaatgattttgccAATTATTACCAAATTAAAGACTTGGAAAGTGAAGCAGAATTATGGTACAACATCCGGAAGGAGAAAAAACTGGCTAAAAGCAAACTATCAGACATGGAAATGAGTGAAGTAGTAGAAGAAACAGATATTTTCTTTCCTAAAATAAAACAAGCCTTGCATATTTCTTTAGCTCAGCCATGTACAACTAGCACTATTGAGAGGTCATTCAGTACGTTAAGAAGGGTAAAGACTTGGTTGCGTTCAACGATGACGGAAAACCGTCTGAATG GTCTATACATACTAAGTGTGCATAGAAAGCTGCTAGATGAAAAAAAGGAAGAGATGCAACAGAAAATTCTCAGCAGATTTTGCGAAGACTCTAGACGATTgtcattgttataa
- the LOC132925438 gene encoding E3 SUMO-protein ligase ZBED1-like gives MNSGKYSNTLYDNNNGSCRSKFECPHESHDCIRYSADHIRSTRASATTRISRSTTSYYNNYIFKMSPPKSKCWMYFKKVDKSIAQCKICSQNIKYCGNTSNLAKHLKKHSNILEPGTSSTTKTTAKQLKLASTPITNPVSTHSKQTTETSHVVLSKTVVQDTESETEECVDDPNVFTEKSVVLKRPIIDAFNRISSYAEGGFNHRKITMCLLYFICKDYRPFAVVEGEGFKRLIKELAPSYKIPSVTTLKNTLDNKYEVTKGILKSCLLAAPHVTITFDAWTETMNEKSFLGVTVHYLKDVSLKSHCLAVAELKERHTAQYLSDIIQKILSDWQIDNSKIVTVVTDNGANVVAAVSKTFGKSRHTPCFAHTINLVATHTVGQQNIKPIITKVREIVKWVKNSVINSDQLRKKQAEAGVPEGKFKKLILDVATRWNSVFFMIRRFLEMVSFLSPILLNDITAPSMPTAIEMNILRQLLELLQPLEFVTKESSGENYITISKVIPMISCLLKQLAQIQPKFDVLSDIKDVLHAEIVRRFGLIEQVKPIAIATILDPRFKNLHFSDPVACSSAMAELRRLSKPDISSSESEGEVTTSLENEESYDFWAHHKMLAHGQKKKKSSSFANDELSLYLSNPVSPLKSNPLELWEDMKTVFPMLYKQSRISFTMVATSVPSERLFSKAGGVMTKTRNRLTGFRLEKILLLADLPEDQWF, from the exons atGAATTCGGGGAAATACTCGAATACTCTATACGACAACAATAACGGGTCTTGCCGGTCAAAGTTTGAGTGTCCTCATGAGAGTCATGACTGCATTCGGTATTCCGCTGACCACATTCGATCGACTAGAGCCAGTGCGACAACTCGGATATCTCGATCTACTACTTCTTACTACaacaattacatatttaaaatgtcgCCTCCAAAGAGCAAATGCtggatgtattttaaaaaagttgacAAATCTATCGCACAATGCAAAATTTGctctcaaaatataaaatattgtggcAACACATCCAATTTGgccaaacatttaaaaaaacattctaaTATATTGGAACCAGGAACGAGTTCAACGACAAAAACTACTGCTAAACAGTTGAAATTAGCTTCAACTCCTATAACTAATCCTGTTTCGACTCATAG caAACAAACTACTGAAACTAGTCATGTTGTCCTTTCCAAAACCGTTGTACAAGATACCGAATCAGAGACagag gaaTGTGTAGATGATCCAAATGTGTTTACCGAAAAATCAGTGGTTTTAAAACGACCTATTATTGATGCGTTCAACCGAATCAGCTCATACGCAg AGGGTGGTTTCAACCACAGGAAGATTACTATGTGTTTACTTTACTTCATTTGTAAAGATTATCGGCCTTTTGCGGTTGTAGAAGGAGAAGGGTTTAAAAGATTAATTAAAGAATTGGCGCCATCTTATAAGATTCCTTCAGTTACAACGTTGAAAAACACTCTGGATAATAAATATGAGGTCACAAAGGGAATATTGAAAAGTTGTTTGTTGGCAGCACCACATGTCACTATAACTTTTGATGCGTGGACTGAGACAATGAATGAAAAAAGTTTCCTTGGTGTGACAGTACACTACCTTAAAGATGTTTCTCTCAAATCACATTGTTTGGCGGTTGCAGAACTGAAAGAAAGACACACTGCACAATATTTAAGTgacattattcaaaaaattcttTCAGACTGGCAAATTGATAACAGTAAAATTGTTACTGTTGTAACGGATAATGGTGCAAATGTAGTTGCTGCCGTTAGTAAAACATTTGGTAAGAGCAGACATACCCCATGTTTTGCTCATACCATTAATTTAGTAGCAACGCATACAGTTggtcaacaaaatataaaacctatCATAACAAAAGTTAGAGAAATTGTAAAATGGGTGAAAAATAGTGTCATAAACAGCGACCAATTGAGAAAAAAACAGGCTGAAGCTGGAGTTCCTGAaggaaaattcaaaaaattaattttagacgtTGCAACACGATGGAATTCGGTTTTTTTCATGATTCGAAGATTTTTAGAAATGGTGTCTTTTCTAAGCCCAATTCTACTAAACGATATAACTGCGCCTAGTATGCCAACTGCCATAGAAATGAATATCCTTCGACAACTGCTTGAGTTACTACAACCATTGGAGTTTGTCACAAAAGAATCCTCTGGGGAAAATTACATAACCATTTCAAAAGTGATTCCCATGATTAGCTGCCTATTAAAACAACTGGCCCAAATCCAGCCAAAATTTGATGTGTTGTCTGATATAAAGGATGTGTTGCATGCAGAAATAGTTCGTAGATTTGGACTGATTGAGCAAGTTAAACCGATCGCCATTGCCACGATTTTGGATCCAAGATTTAAAAATCTTCATTTTAGCGATCCAGTCGCTTGTTCAAGTGCGATGGCAGAACTTAGAAGACTATCTAAGCCAGATATATCATCCAGTGAATCGGAAGGGGAGGTGACAACTTCTTTAGAAAATGAAGAAAGTTATGATTTTTGGGCTCACCATAAAATGTTAGCTCACggccaaaaaaagaaaaaatcatcTTCATTTGCAAATGATGAATTATCTTTGTATCTTTCAAACCCCGTATCTCCACTGAAGTCCAATCCTCTAGAGCTATGGGAAGATATGAAAACTGTTTTCCCTATGTTATACAAACAGTCAAGGATATCTTTTACTATGGTTGCAACGTCGGTTCCAAGCGAAAGACTGTTTTCCAAAGCTGGAGGAGTTATGACTAAAACAAGAAATCGTCTAACAGGTTTTCGTTTAGAGAAAATATTACTGTTAGCAGATTTACCTGAAGACCAAtggttttga